The Gracilimonas sp. genome contains a region encoding:
- a CDS encoding transglutaminase family protein: protein MQSGYVQILPDTQQQHARARAVDASLEASTVPLSTRRQAYPGVEGVLSAASRLVTKYTGDERIRSLALKITSTIRRHRLTGQPDLRNIDAIASAIYKWMVRNVNYVRDPWDVERIQSPFVTITQRAGDCDDHAILGAALLQSLGIQTGFRIVSRTGRHFDHIYAVYQSPTGWKSFDTTVLKYPGYVFDERLIKKSRHVTNLMPEGLGLDPITLLTTATTMASTGMTLKNTLSSIFGAKDSGERQMRGALRDHLMQRGVQSEVISLSQKDNATLQRYAQIIDELGAPAVQQLNRYGQLSPVWVTQQQAANKTKKMGLYAGLAIGTLVLIGGGYMLLNK, encoded by the coding sequence ATGCAAAGTGGCTACGTACAGATATTACCAGATACCCAGCAGCAACATGCCAGAGCACGGGCTGTGGATGCTTCTTTGGAAGCATCCACAGTACCTCTTTCTACACGACGCCAGGCCTACCCCGGTGTGGAAGGCGTACTTTCGGCAGCCAGCAGGTTGGTTACTAAATATACCGGCGACGAGCGCATTCGCTCACTTGCTCTCAAAATTACAAGCACAATCCGGCGACACCGGCTTACCGGACAACCCGACCTGCGAAACATTGACGCTATTGCCTCCGCCATATACAAGTGGATGGTGCGCAACGTGAATTACGTGCGCGACCCATGGGATGTCGAGCGTATTCAATCGCCCTTTGTCACCATTACTCAGCGAGCCGGTGACTGCGATGATCATGCCATTTTAGGTGCTGCCTTGCTGCAAAGCTTAGGTATTCAAACGGGCTTTCGCATTGTCTCGCGAACGGGACGTCACTTTGACCATATTTACGCGGTGTACCAATCACCTACCGGCTGGAAATCTTTCGATACAACTGTGCTGAAATATCCAGGTTACGTATTTGATGAGCGGCTCATTAAAAAATCCAGGCACGTCACCAACCTGATGCCGGAAGGTTTGGGGCTTGACCCTATTACGCTACTCACCACGGCTACAACAATGGCCAGTACCGGGATGACGCTAAAAAATACCTTGTCCAGCATATTTGGAGCCAAGGATTCTGGTGAGCGCCAAATGCGCGGAGCCCTTCGAGATCACCTCATGCAGCGAGGCGTGCAATCCGAGGTCATCAGTCTTTCCCAAAAGGATAATGCCACACTTCAGCGCTACGCACAGATTATAGATGAACTTGGTGCCCCGGCGGTTCAGCAACTGAATCGCTACGGGCAACTTTCCCCGGTTTGGGTTACTCAACAACAAGCAGCAAATAAAACCAAAAAAATGGGGCTGTATGCTGGTCTTGCCATTGGAACCTTGGTTCTGATTGGTGGCGGGTATATGCTTCTAAATAAATAG
- a CDS encoding CHC2 zinc finger domain-containing protein translates to MTFYEAIPHVREASRNDIIEIISERIPLKKSGSYYKALCPFHNEKTASFYVHEIKGTYKCHGCDAWGNAISFVMFYDGLTFNEVIYLFADRYHLTISKKSRKKYLKAIKKENDILPGYSSVKSEILKTKKVYVAFKQGNTSFTPILFIDDKLSLDAAKLLKKRAQKIIFVAQDTPWEILKPSFEAALKAELEVFAIPDYSNEFQEMDWVDYCSAQTTQKITTKDVIQLIAGIPDNITRSVYITYATDNFKELTI, encoded by the coding sequence TTGACATTCTACGAAGCTATACCTCATGTAAGGGAAGCATCCAGAAATGATATTATCGAAATCATTTCTGAACGCATTCCCTTAAAAAAATCTGGCAGTTACTATAAAGCACTATGTCCTTTTCACAATGAAAAGACAGCATCATTTTATGTGCATGAAATCAAAGGCACATATAAATGCCACGGTTGTGATGCATGGGGCAATGCGATTAGTTTCGTAATGTTTTACGATGGGCTCACCTTCAATGAAGTCATTTATTTATTCGCCGACCGGTATCACCTAACTATTTCAAAAAAAAGTAGGAAAAAATACCTGAAGGCTATAAAAAAAGAAAACGATATACTTCCAGGGTACTCCTCTGTGAAGTCTGAAATCCTTAAGACAAAGAAAGTTTACGTAGCATTTAAACAAGGCAACACGTCATTCACCCCTATTCTTTTCATAGATGACAAGCTAAGCCTTGATGCGGCAAAACTTTTAAAAAAACGAGCTCAAAAAATCATTTTTGTGGCTCAGGATACTCCTTGGGAAATACTTAAACCTTCCTTTGAAGCAGCTTTAAAAGCAGAACTGGAGGTATTCGCTATTCCAGATTATTCCAATGAATTCCAGGAAATGGACTGGGTGGACTATTGCTCCGCTCAGACTACTCAAAAAATTACAACAAAAGATGTGATACAGCTTATTGCAGGGATACCTGACAACATCACCCGGTCTGTGTACATCACTTATGCAACAGATAATTTCAAAGAATTGACTATATAA
- a CDS encoding SDR family oxidoreductase, with translation MKNSPSSSQAAVKKILLTGATGYIGKRLLQKLLEEDCMVYCCVRDRQRFDTTPYESGRIEVIEADFLKPETLDSIPGDLDAAYYLIHSMTSSKDSFEELERESALNFRAALEKTSVEQVIYLSGIVNDEHLSTHLRSRKAVEEILSDSSFHLTTLRAGIIVGSGSASFEIIRDLVEKLPVMIAPKWLNTRTQPIAIRNVIQFLSGVLLKPFTYDQNYDIGGPKVMTYREMLKTFSRVRGLNRIIMTVPVLTPKLSSYWLYFITSTSYNLASSLVGSMMVDVVCKPNDLHEKLGIDLIPYSEAIELAFGKIEQQGVLSSWLDATSSNKLDKGVAQLIEVPGYGCFTDRRTASMRDARETLEKIWAIGGDTGWYYADWLWKLRGFLDKLVGGVGLRRGRRSSEIISAGDALDFWRVLHADKENGRLLLYAEMNLPGEAWLEFKIEKDTLIQTATFRPLGVAGRLYWYSVLPFHGFIFQGMLDKLVE, from the coding sequence ATGAAAAACTCCCCATCCTCATCTCAGGCAGCTGTAAAAAAGATACTCCTCACCGGAGCAACCGGATATATCGGAAAACGACTGCTTCAGAAGCTGCTTGAAGAAGATTGTATGGTGTATTGCTGCGTGCGAGACCGGCAACGCTTCGATACCACACCCTATGAAAGCGGCCGCATTGAAGTCATTGAAGCAGACTTTCTTAAACCTGAAACCTTAGACTCCATCCCCGGAGATTTAGATGCCGCTTATTACCTGATACATTCCATGACCTCCTCAAAAGACTCATTCGAAGAGCTGGAACGGGAGTCGGCACTGAACTTCAGGGCAGCTCTTGAAAAAACATCCGTGGAACAGGTGATCTACCTTAGCGGGATTGTCAATGACGAACACCTTTCGACCCATTTGCGGTCACGGAAGGCGGTGGAGGAGATTCTGTCAGATTCATCCTTTCATCTGACCACCCTCCGGGCCGGCATCATCGTGGGTTCGGGAAGCGCCTCCTTTGAAATTATCCGGGACCTGGTGGAAAAACTTCCGGTCATGATTGCCCCGAAATGGCTGAATACCCGTACGCAGCCGATCGCCATCCGAAATGTCATCCAGTTTCTGAGCGGAGTCCTGCTGAAACCGTTTACCTATGATCAGAACTATGATATTGGCGGTCCCAAAGTGATGACCTACAGAGAGATGCTGAAAACATTCAGCCGGGTGCGCGGACTCAACAGGATCATCATGACGGTCCCGGTATTGACACCCAAGCTTTCTTCGTACTGGCTCTATTTCATCACCTCTACCTCCTACAATCTTGCCTCCAGCCTGGTAGGCAGCATGATGGTGGACGTGGTTTGTAAACCCAATGACCTGCATGAAAAACTGGGCATTGATTTGATCCCCTACAGTGAGGCCATTGAACTGGCTTTCGGAAAAATTGAACAGCAGGGGGTACTCTCCAGCTGGCTGGATGCCACATCCAGTAATAAACTTGACAAGGGGGTGGCACAGTTAATTGAAGTCCCCGGTTACGGCTGCTTCACCGACCGGCGAACGGCTTCCATGAGAGACGCCCGGGAGACCCTGGAAAAAATATGGGCCATAGGCGGTGACACCGGCTGGTACTATGCCGATTGGCTCTGGAAACTAAGGGGGTTTCTCGACAAACTGGTGGGCGGTGTGGGCCTGAGACGGGGGCGAAGGAGTTCGGAGATCATTTCGGCGGGTGATGCCCTGGATTTCTGGCGGGTGCTGCATGCCGATAAAGAGAATGGTCGCCTGCTCCTCTATGCCGAAATGAATCTTCCGGGAGAAGCGTGGCTTGAGTTCAAAATTGAAAAAGACACCCTTATTCAAACGGCCACATTCAGGCCGCTCGGCGTGGCAGGGCGTCTTTACTGGTACTCAGTTTTGCCGTTTCACGGATTCATTTTTCAGGGTATGCTTGATAAGCTGGTTGAGTGA
- a CDS encoding endonuclease domain-containing protein, with amino-acid sequence MNLTWKSITEIARELRNSPTVAEKKLWGVLRRRQLKGYKFLRQKPFVYEQHDHERFFYIADFYCAELKLVIEVDGKIHEYQKEDDYQRDLVLNGLGIKVLRINNKELADMDGVVERIMGFMLG; translated from the coding sequence ATGAATCTCACATGGAAATCCATCACTGAAATAGCCCGTGAACTTCGGAATAGCCCCACCGTGGCCGAGAAGAAATTATGGGGTGTTTTGAGAAGGCGGCAATTGAAGGGGTATAAATTTCTCCGCCAGAAGCCCTTTGTCTATGAGCAACACGACCACGAACGCTTTTTCTATATCGCTGATTTTTACTGTGCGGAACTTAAGCTGGTGATTGAAGTGGATGGGAAAATCCACGAATACCAAAAGGAGGATGATTATCAGCGGGATTTGGTGTTGAATGGGCTGGGTATAAAGGTGCTTCGGATTAACAATAAGGAGTTGGCGGATATGGATGGTGTGGTTGAGCGGATTATGGGGTTTATGTTGGGGTGA
- a CDS encoding M14 family zinc carboxypeptidase — translation MSDKMFRIAAKPISFLFLMLVFCSIQATAQQIPQPSDVFGFEVGADYKLADYDQMLEYYDQLDAASDRVKKITIGESVLGRPMLLLFISSRENIENLEKYREISEKLSRARIDDEEAVRISEEGKAIVWIDGGMHSTELAHGQMTSELAYRIASEETPEMQKIRDNVITLLMPVMNPDGLDIVGSWYKRNLGTPFETTGPPWLYHHYVGHDNNRDWFMNNMPETYHVNEVLYNEWYPQIVYNHHQTAPSWARIFLPPFSDPVNPNIHPGITTGVNQVGSAMAQRFALEGMPGVVSDNSYTMFWNGGGRTTPYYHNQIGILTETAHATPTPRYYDPETMPETIGSGIPTDGTDIFYPDPWKGGESHFRDAVDYMLTGSMAVLDLSAERKSQFLHNIYKMGRDAIEAGESGDPYAYVIPKNQWDDGEAIELVNILKQGGVEIHRAERTFTAGDKQYPAGSFVVKAGQAYRPFVMDMMEPQNYPTRLQYPGGPPDPPYDLAGWTLPMQMGVEADRINESFEFRESAVNEFVEPEAGEITGNAGYGYVLSPKPNAGVKAMNRLLAVGEKVYRTQSGFSSGGNEFAAGSIIIETQDETETAVWDMARMYGLDFTGISSEPSVELYEVKRPKVGLYKSWVANMDEGWTRWVLKEYVFDIDTLHDRDLVEKDLSQYHSIIIPDQSPGRILNGHPEGTMPEEYTGGMGLEGTLMLQKYVKEGGTLLAFDSASDFVISQFGLPVDNVISGLSNTSFFIPGSLIRANVSTENPIAHGVQPEVATSFSHSRAFEIIKIDREGEGGKEDIKEAPELPIDIVVRYAEDDLLMSGWALGEKRHLSDKAALMDVKYGEGNVVLYGFRPQFRGQPHGTYKLIFNPIFMSAMER, via the coding sequence ATGTCAGATAAAATGTTCCGAATTGCAGCCAAACCAATTTCATTCCTTTTTTTAATGCTGGTGTTCTGTTCTATTCAGGCAACCGCGCAGCAAATTCCCCAGCCTTCAGATGTATTTGGTTTTGAGGTGGGAGCCGATTATAAATTGGCGGATTACGATCAAATGCTGGAATACTATGATCAATTGGATGCAGCCAGCGACCGGGTGAAAAAAATTACTATTGGAGAATCGGTACTGGGACGGCCGATGCTCCTGCTGTTTATCTCCAGCCGGGAAAACATTGAGAACCTGGAAAAATACCGCGAGATAAGCGAAAAACTATCACGGGCCCGGATCGATGATGAGGAAGCGGTCCGGATATCGGAAGAAGGAAAAGCTATCGTCTGGATTGACGGGGGCATGCACTCTACGGAACTTGCACACGGACAAATGACTTCCGAACTGGCCTACCGGATTGCGTCCGAAGAAACCCCCGAGATGCAAAAAATCCGGGATAATGTCATCACTTTGCTAATGCCGGTTATGAATCCCGACGGACTGGATATTGTGGGAAGCTGGTATAAAAGAAACCTGGGTACTCCTTTTGAGACTACCGGCCCGCCATGGTTATATCATCATTATGTTGGTCATGATAACAACCGGGACTGGTTCATGAATAATATGCCGGAGACCTATCATGTGAATGAAGTGCTGTATAATGAGTGGTACCCTCAAATTGTATACAATCACCATCAGACTGCCCCATCCTGGGCCCGGATCTTTTTACCCCCGTTTTCGGATCCCGTGAACCCTAATATTCATCCGGGGATAACCACGGGTGTCAATCAGGTGGGATCTGCCATGGCGCAGCGATTTGCCCTTGAAGGCATGCCGGGCGTAGTATCCGATAACAGCTATACCATGTTTTGGAACGGTGGCGGACGCACAACCCCCTATTACCACAATCAGATTGGGATTTTAACGGAAACGGCTCATGCCACCCCAACGCCGCGATATTATGATCCGGAAACCATGCCTGAAACCATAGGCAGCGGGATTCCCACCGACGGCACCGATATTTTTTATCCCGATCCATGGAAAGGGGGAGAATCCCATTTCAGGGATGCCGTTGATTATATGCTGACAGGCTCCATGGCCGTATTGGACTTGTCGGCAGAACGCAAAAGCCAGTTCCTCCATAATATTTACAAGATGGGGCGCGATGCCATTGAAGCGGGAGAATCAGGTGATCCTTATGCGTATGTAATCCCGAAAAATCAGTGGGATGACGGGGAAGCCATTGAATTGGTAAACATTTTAAAACAAGGCGGAGTTGAAATTCACCGGGCAGAGCGAACATTCACTGCCGGAGACAAACAATATCCTGCGGGTTCTTTTGTGGTAAAAGCAGGCCAGGCGTACCGTCCGTTTGTGATGGACATGATGGAACCTCAGAATTATCCTACCCGGCTTCAATATCCCGGCGGCCCGCCCGACCCACCGTATGACCTGGCAGGGTGGACATTACCCATGCAGATGGGAGTGGAAGCAGACCGCATCAATGAATCTTTTGAGTTCAGAGAAAGCGCTGTTAATGAATTTGTGGAGCCGGAAGCCGGAGAAATTACAGGCAATGCAGGTTACGGCTACGTGCTCTCGCCCAAACCGAATGCAGGGGTGAAAGCCATGAACAGGCTGCTGGCGGTCGGCGAGAAAGTATATCGCACCCAGTCAGGATTCAGCAGCGGAGGAAATGAATTTGCAGCCGGATCGATCATCATCGAAACGCAGGATGAAACGGAAACCGCCGTTTGGGATATGGCCCGGATGTACGGGCTGGATTTCACGGGCATTTCATCCGAACCTTCCGTGGAGTTATATGAGGTGAAACGGCCTAAAGTAGGGTTGTATAAATCCTGGGTAGCCAATATGGACGAAGGCTGGACCCGGTGGGTGTTGAAAGAGTATGTGTTTGATATCGATACCCTGCATGACCGTGATCTGGTGGAAAAGGATCTTTCGCAGTACCATTCTATTATCATCCCCGATCAAAGTCCGGGCCGAATACTGAACGGCCACCCGGAAGGAACCATGCCGGAAGAATATACCGGGGGCATGGGGCTTGAAGGTACGTTGATGCTCCAGAAATATGTAAAAGAAGGAGGTACATTACTCGCCTTCGATTCTGCCAGTGATTTTGTAATCAGCCAGTTTGGCCTGCCGGTGGATAATGTGATTTCCGGGCTGTCCAATACCTCGTTCTTTATCCCCGGTTCGCTGATTCGGGCAAATGTCTCAACCGAAAACCCAATCGCCCACGGAGTGCAGCCCGAGGTTGCAACTTCATTCTCCCACAGCCGTGCTTTTGAAATCATTAAGATTGACCGCGAAGGAGAGGGCGGAAAAGAAGACATCAAAGAAGCTCCGGAACTGCCTATTGATATCGTAGTCCGGTATGCCGAAGATGATTTGTTAATGAGCGGATGGGCCCTGGGAGAAAAGCGGCACCTGAGCGACAAAGCGGCCCTGATGGACGTGAAATACGGAGAAGGAAATGTAGTACTCTACGGTTTCCGCCCGCAATTCAGAGGTCAGCCCCATGGCACCTATAAGCTGATATTCAATCCGATTTTTATGAGTGCGATGGAAAGGTAG
- a CDS encoding universal stress protein gives MKARHILVPTDFSEASLEAVKMAAKFVELYDSTVDLIHVIPLMSYYDESMQHLGVPFDMEKDIYPKVLKETSQKLHEIAEEFIPKEHRGQLINLVGRKPAQVIADQAGKSQYDLVIMANKGSHDTDALRSGVTEKVIRFSQKPVLSLNTAFDEKAINKILVPVDGSDDSAAPLVQAFDLALTFDAELVLMHIIEPYSLGMEVMPMTIEDDKAVYHSLIKNIVKYFDKNPELGFSIKREGDEFEDYLVREADGNTKSVKMTSIVKKGFSAHTEICDYANENIDLVVMSTHGRTGIARVLLGSTTGIVAQHLNKPLMTLRPG, from the coding sequence ATGAAAGCCCGGCATATTTTAGTCCCTACCGATTTTTCCGAAGCTTCGCTCGAAGCAGTAAAAATGGCGGCTAAATTCGTTGAATTGTATGACAGTACCGTCGACTTAATCCACGTAATTCCGCTTATGAGTTATTACGATGAGAGCATGCAGCATTTGGGCGTGCCTTTTGATATGGAGAAAGATATCTATCCCAAAGTGTTGAAAGAAACAAGTCAGAAACTGCATGAAATTGCAGAAGAATTTATACCTAAAGAGCATCGCGGACAGCTGATCAATTTGGTCGGCCGGAAACCGGCTCAGGTAATAGCGGATCAGGCCGGTAAAAGTCAGTATGATTTGGTGATCATGGCCAACAAAGGAAGCCATGATACCGATGCCCTTCGAAGCGGAGTTACTGAAAAAGTAATACGGTTCTCCCAGAAACCCGTTTTGAGTTTAAATACTGCTTTTGACGAAAAGGCCATCAATAAAATCCTGGTACCCGTGGATGGTTCAGATGATTCTGCAGCACCGCTGGTTCAGGCATTTGATTTGGCTTTGACCTTCGATGCAGAGTTAGTATTGATGCATATCATTGAACCGTACTCATTGGGTATGGAAGTGATGCCAATGACGATTGAAGACGATAAAGCCGTATATCATTCCCTGATTAAGAATATTGTAAAATATTTTGATAAAAATCCTGAGCTGGGATTTAGCATCAAACGCGAAGGGGATGAATTTGAAGATTACCTTGTGCGTGAAGCAGATGGAAACACTAAGTCTGTTAAGATGACAAGTATAGTGAAGAAAGGATTTTCTGCTCATACGGAAATCTGTGACTATGCCAATGAAAATATTGATTTGGTGGTAATGAGTACCCACGGAAGAACAGGGATTGCGAGGGTGCTTCTTGGATCTACAACCGGTATTGTAGCCCAGCATCTGAATAAACCCTTGATGACTTTAAGACCCGGCTAA
- a CDS encoding endonuclease domain-containing protein, which translates to MGYNPIHHHYNKQLKPIARRLRKNMTKAEAALWKYGLKKKQRRGYTFNRQRPVLDYVADFMCKKLSLIIEIDGSSHDHPQARRHDQERHDKLEAAGYTVLRFTNEEVLDDMTTVCMRIDEEIALLEAKET; encoded by the coding sequence ATGGGATACAATCCAATACATCACCACTATAATAAACAATTAAAGCCGATCGCTCGAAGGCTTCGGAAAAATATGACTAAGGCTGAAGCCGCTCTCTGGAAATACGGGTTAAAAAAGAAACAACGCAGAGGATACACCTTCAACCGTCAACGTCCGGTATTAGATTATGTAGCGGATTTCATGTGTAAAAAGCTTTCTCTGATTATTGAAATCGACGGGAGCAGCCATGATCACCCTCAAGCCCGGAGACACGACCAAGAACGACATGATAAATTGGAGGCAGCCGGTTATACCGTATTGAGATTTACAAATGAAGAAGTCTTAGATGATATGACCACTGTTTGTATGAGAATTGATGAAGAGATTGCCCTTTTGGAGGCAAAAGAAACTTAA
- a CDS encoding universal stress protein, with amino-acid sequence MNVERILIPTDLSEKSNAALASADLFIEMFDCTVDLMHVIPLSKYLGDSFDKIGVPLNMDKDIYPKLVENQRKELSAFANEHIKDKKRRGEYIVTIDRKPSDSILNQIKKGNYDLVIMSARGSHYADFFHGSATDKIIRRSKTPVLTLSETMFLEKINTILVPCDFSNHSLAAIPMAFDMAKRFGAKLELLNVVEMYAHDVHGIEPTTIGIDEKAVYGGIKGRLRSFFSDFDEYNFEVQDGEEMYHDILVHNNNGEKETVEFKTVILKSIAAHHEIVDYANENADLVVMSTHGRTGLSRMLLGSTTEQVIQHLEKPQITIKPDLED; translated from the coding sequence ATGAATGTTGAGAGAATATTAATTCCAACCGACCTTTCCGAAAAATCAAACGCTGCACTGGCATCGGCCGATTTATTTATCGAGATGTTCGATTGCACGGTAGATTTAATGCATGTTATCCCGTTGTCAAAATATTTGGGAGACAGTTTTGATAAAATTGGGGTGCCTTTAAATATGGATAAAGATATATATCCAAAATTGGTGGAAAATCAGCGGAAGGAACTGAGTGCGTTTGCCAATGAACACATTAAAGACAAGAAACGGCGAGGTGAGTATATTGTAACTATTGACCGTAAACCTTCGGACTCCATCCTCAATCAAATCAAAAAAGGGAATTATGATTTAGTGATTATGAGTGCCCGGGGCTCACATTACGCTGATTTCTTTCATGGGAGTGCTACAGATAAAATTATTCGCCGATCGAAAACTCCGGTACTTACGCTTTCAGAAACCATGTTTCTGGAAAAAATTAATACCATTCTTGTTCCTTGTGACTTTTCCAATCATTCTTTGGCTGCCATACCCATGGCATTTGATATGGCTAAAAGATTTGGGGCAAAGCTGGAGCTGCTGAATGTGGTTGAAATGTATGCGCATGATGTACATGGCATAGAACCAACAACCATTGGGATTGATGAAAAGGCCGTGTATGGAGGAATAAAAGGCCGGCTGAGATCTTTCTTTTCGGATTTTGATGAATATAACTTTGAAGTTCAGGATGGGGAAGAGATGTATCATGACATATTGGTACATAACAATAACGGAGAGAAAGAGACGGTTGAGTTCAAAACGGTAATCCTCAAGTCGATAGCCGCACACCATGAAATTGTTGATTATGCCAATGAAAACGCTGATTTGGTGGTTATGAGTACTCACGGCCGAACGGGGCTTTCCCGCATGTTGCTTGGCTCAACTACGGAGCAAGTGATTCAGCACCTCGAAAAACCTCAAATCACCATAAAACCTGATCTTGAGGATTGA
- a CDS encoding DUF368 domain-containing protein, which yields MAEEKPIPPKDTTTLKEAPFLALKGFLMGSADIVPGVSGGTMALIVGIYERLLNAIKSVNGKFLKFFFTFKWKEALGEVHLFFLMVLFFGIFSALAFFTKVVPLQVYMFTHPEIVYGLFFGLIVGSIYILIKALERFSNIEKGMLILGMAFGIWIVSLVPADTPEHPAFVFLSGSIAICAMILPGISGSYLLLIMRKYDYLLSEIGKLGGVETADGMMGLLPFILGAIVGLAAFSRFLSWLLSRYHPQTIAVLIGFLIGSLYVIWPYQHREFVQQVSVSDVQYMTHPKVQELMENPPNTNLPEYKRLGEISNADSAFDEMKKVEIETVKNKMIKSEPYVPGWIGSEPEDDPNVWGGIIGILAGMVMVGGLERLREK from the coding sequence GTGGCAGAAGAAAAACCTATTCCTCCCAAAGACACGACTACTCTTAAAGAAGCTCCCTTTCTCGCCCTTAAGGGTTTTTTGATGGGGTCAGCGGATATTGTGCCCGGCGTAAGCGGTGGAACCATGGCATTGATTGTAGGGATTTACGAACGCTTGCTAAATGCCATTAAAAGTGTAAACGGTAAATTCCTGAAATTCTTTTTCACCTTTAAGTGGAAAGAAGCCTTAGGTGAAGTCCACCTGTTTTTCCTGATGGTATTGTTTTTTGGGATTTTCTCTGCTCTTGCTTTTTTCACTAAAGTAGTACCGCTTCAGGTATATATGTTTACGCACCCGGAAATTGTATATGGCTTGTTTTTCGGGTTGATTGTGGGTTCTATCTACATTCTTATCAAAGCACTTGAGCGGTTCTCAAATATAGAAAAAGGTATGCTCATTTTAGGAATGGCTTTTGGGATATGGATTGTATCTCTGGTTCCGGCAGATACGCCCGAACACCCTGCTTTTGTTTTTCTAAGCGGAAGTATTGCCATTTGTGCCATGATTTTACCCGGTATTTCCGGATCCTATTTGCTGCTGATTATGCGTAAATATGATTACCTGCTTTCAGAAATCGGAAAGCTGGGTGGGGTTGAAACAGCAGATGGGATGATGGGCTTGTTACCATTTATTTTAGGTGCAATTGTTGGTTTAGCGGCCTTTTCAAGATTTTTATCCTGGTTGCTTTCCAGATATCACCCCCAAACCATAGCTGTGTTGATTGGGTTTTTAATCGGTTCCCTGTATGTAATCTGGCCGTATCAGCATCGGGAATTTGTGCAGCAGGTAAGCGTATCGGACGTTCAGTATATGACGCATCCTAAGGTGCAGGAGCTTATGGAAAATCCGCCGAATACGAATTTACCGGAATATAAACGGCTGGGGGAAATCTCGAATGCGGACTCTGCCTTTGATGAGATGAAAAAGGTAGAAATTGAGACCGTCAAGAATAAGATGATTAAATCAGAACCTTATGTTCCCGGGTGGATTGGCTCTGAACCTGAAGATGATCCGAATGTTTGGGGAGGTATTATTGGGATTTTAGCAGGTATGGTAATGGTTGGCGGATTGGAACGCCTGAGAGAGAAATAG
- a CDS encoding protein-L-isoaspartate(D-aspartate) O-methyltransferase translates to MPILEKQINRHLNEIILQQDRRFVRPRKQLVELLKKKGIKDERILMAIGKIPRHKLIDTALHSKAYNDTALPIGMGQTISQPYTVAAQTELLAIEPGDKVLEIGTGSGYQCMILCELGAEVYSVERHKELYHRAKEALKELGYKAMLKVGDGTLGWSTYAPYDGIVVTAGAPVVPDDLVQQLSVGGRLVIPVGDDEKQMMLRITRVSENEYEREELADFKFVPLIGEKGWGES, encoded by the coding sequence ATGCCTATACTTGAAAAACAAATCAACAGGCACTTAAACGAAATTATTTTGCAGCAAGATCGAAGGTTTGTACGGCCCAGAAAGCAATTGGTGGAGCTTTTGAAGAAAAAAGGCATTAAAGACGAACGTATACTCATGGCTATTGGTAAAATTCCGCGTCACAAACTTATTGATACCGCACTTCACTCCAAAGCCTATAATGATACGGCACTTCCAATAGGGATGGGCCAAACCATTTCACAGCCGTACACGGTGGCGGCACAAACGGAGTTATTAGCGATTGAACCCGGCGACAAGGTTCTGGAAATTGGAACAGGTTCCGGTTATCAGTGCATGATATTGTGTGAACTTGGGGCAGAGGTCTATAGTGTTGAGCGCCACAAGGAACTGTACCACCGGGCTAAAGAAGCACTTAAGGAGTTAGGATATAAAGCCATGCTGAAGGTTGGAGACGGTACACTGGGGTGGTCAACCTACGCCCCCTATGATGGTATAGTGGTAACCGCAGGCGCGCCCGTGGTGCCGGATGATCTTGTGCAACAGTTGAGTGTGGGAGGGAGGCTGGTGATCCCGGTTGGAGATGATGAGAAACAAATGATGCTTCGGATTACCCGCGTTTCAGAGAATGAGTATGAACGTGAGGAACTGGCCGACTTTAAGTTTGTTCCGCTTATCGGTGAAAAAGGTTGGGGAGAGTCGTAG